A window of the Phaseolus vulgaris cultivar G19833 chromosome 5, P. vulgaris v2.0, whole genome shotgun sequence genome harbors these coding sequences:
- the LOC137835982 gene encoding E3 ubiquitin-protein ligase At1g63170 — protein MDVTSLDSNSNTQTDQHPLLMEQLENRNGRQHVIDITVNGEALTMSSHNDQHSEMHLPQNGDQPSGDTQDSTHQASSSSASRLNSRNSASLRRGEGYGQRGRSPLNSGLWISVELFVTVSQIIASIVVLSLSRNENPQAPLFAWVVGYASGCVATLPILYWRFRNRNQSNEQDSSQQSQGSSGSNPPDRTYTAIYVSHVSDEENSHATQSATRNTIIPGAFTSRLNGLVDHFKMALDCFFAVWFVVGNVWIFGGHTSPSDAPQLYRLCIVFLTFSCIGYAMPFILCATICCCLPCIISVLGIREDFSQNRGATVESINALPIFKFKLKNNENCGDQDVNAAIDEGGVLAAGTEKERVISGEDAVCCICLAKYADDDELRELPCSHVFHVVCVDKWLKINASCPLCKTEVGTGNGESPSPWDSSTH, from the exons ATGGATGTTACTTCTCTGGATTCAAATAGCAATACCCAAACCGACCAACACCCTTTGCTGATGGAGCAACTGGAAAATCGAAATGGTCGTCAGCATGTAATTGACATTACTGTGAATGGTGAAGCTCTAACCATGTCTTCTCATAATGATCAACACTCTGAAATGCATTTACCGCAGAATGGAGATCAACCATCTGGGGACACACAAGATTCCACTCATCAAGCATCTTCATCTTCTGCGTCAAGATTAAACTCTAGAAATTCAGCTTCATTAAGAAGAGGTGAAGGATATGGTCAGCGTGGACGGAGTCCATTGAATTCTGGACTGTGGATTTCTGTTGAGCTTTTTGTCACTGTGAGTCAGATCATAGCATCTATAGTGGTTCTGTCACTGTCCAGGAATGAAAATCCTCAAGCTCCATTATTTGCATGGGTTGTGGGTTATGCATCTGGTTGTGTTGCCACACTTCCCATTCTATATTGGCGTTTTCGAAACCGTAATCAAAGCAATGAACAAGATTCCTCTCAACAGTCTCAAGGATCTTCTGGAAGCAATCCTCCAGATCGTACCTATACTGCCATCTATGTTTCTCATGTCTCAGACGAGGAGAACAGTCATGCTACACAATCAGCCACAAGAAACACTATAATTCCTGGAGCCTTTACTTCTAG GCTTAATGGATTAGTAGACCATTTCAAGATGGCCTTGGATTGCTTCTTTGCAGTTTGGTTTGTAGTTGGAAATGTTTGGATCTTTGGGGGTCACACTTCTCCTTCTGATGCTCCACAATTGTATAG GTTATGTATTGTGTTTCTTACTTTTAGCTGTATCGGATATGCAATGCCATTTATACTTTGTGCAACTATTTGTTGCTGCCTACCTTGTATAATTTCTGTTTTGGGCATTCGGGAGGATTTTTCTCAAAATAGAGGAGCAACAGTAGAATCAATTAATGCTCTACCAATCTTCAAGTTCAAATTGAAGAACAATGAAAACTGTGGTGATCAGGATGTCAATGCAGCTATAGATGAAGGTGGAGTTTTGGCTGCAGGAACAGAAAAAGAGCGAGTTATTTCAGGAGAAGACGCT GTTTGTTGCATTTGCTTAGCAAAATACGCAGATGATGATGAGCTTAGAGAGTTACCTTGCTCTCACGTTTTTCATGTAGTGTGTGTAGACAAATGGTTAAAGATAAATGCATCATGCCCTCTTTGTAAAACTGAAGTTGGTACAGGTAATGGAGAGTCACCTTCACCCTGGGATTCCAGTACTCATTAG